One window of Medicago truncatula cultivar Jemalong A17 chromosome 2, MtrunA17r5.0-ANR, whole genome shotgun sequence genomic DNA carries:
- the LOC11418279 gene encoding pentatricopeptide repeat-containing protein At1g11290, chloroplastic, producing MVYLNILKITNIKPFQTTRFFNTTSSILNLCTKPQYLQQIHARFFLHGLHQNSSLSSKLIDSYSNFGLLHFSHKIFSFTENPDSIIYNAFLRNLFMFGEYEKTLFLYKEMVQKSMCPDEDCCFSVLKSLFYVFHEKGLIMMAHGHVVKLGMDAFDLVGNTLIELYGFLNGNGLVERKSVTKLNFWNNLIYEAYESGKIVESFELFCRMRNENVQPNSVTLINLLRATVESNSLKIGKVLHSLVVASNLCKELTVNTALLSMYAKLDSLKDARLMFEKMPEKDVVVWNIMISVYSGSGCPKESLELVYCMVRSGIRPDMFTAIPAISSITKLKSIEWGKQLHAQVIRNGSDYQVSVHNSLVDMYSTCADLNSARKIFGLIKDRTVVSWSAMIKGYAMHDNCLEALSLFIEMKLSGTKVDLVIVINILPAFAKIGALHYVGYLHGYSLKTNLDSLKSLKTSLLNSYAKCGCIEMARKLFNEEKSSLKDIVAWNSMITAYSNHGEWFQCFELYNQIKLSIVKPDHVTFLGMLTACVNSGLVDKGKEIFKEMVDIYGFQPSKEHNACMVDLLGRAGKIDEARKIIETNQLNSDARVYGPLLSACKMHGLETDFAELAAEKLIKMEPENPANYVLLSNIFAAAGKWDKFAKMRSFLRDRGLKKTPGCSWVVLDGQFHEFRVADHSHPRSEDIYSVLKVLELEAGMEDDDLEFFFDPSTILAM from the coding sequence ATGGTCTACCTTAACATTCTCAAAATCACGAACATTAAACCTTTTCAAACAACAAGGTTTTTCAACACAACCTCTTCTATATTAAATCTCTGCACAAAACCACAATACCTTCAACAAATCCATGCTAGATTCTTCCTCCATGGTCTCCATCAAAACTCTTCTCTTTCCTCCAAACTCATTGATTCTTATTCCAACTTTGGACTCCTTCATTTTTCACACAAAATCTTCTCTTTTACTGAAAACCCTGATTCAATTATCTACAATGCATTCCTTagaaatttgtttatgtttggtGAATATGAAAAAACCCTTTTTTTGTATAAAGAAATGGTTCAGAAATCTATGTGCCCTGATGAAGATTGTTGCTTTTCTGTTTTGAAATCTTTGTTTTATGTGTTTCATGAAAAAGGGTTGATAATGATGGCTCATGGGCATGTGGTGAAATTGGGTATGGATGCATTTGATTTGGTGGGAAACACTTTGATTGAATTGTATGGTTTTTTGAATGGGAATGGATTGGTTGAAAGAAAATCTGTAACAAAGTTGAATTTTTGGAATAATTTGATTTATGAGGCTTATGAAAGTGGGAAAATTGTGGAAAGTTTTGAATTGTTTTGTAGGATGAGAAATGAGAATGTACAACCTAATTCagttactctgattaatttgtTAAGGGCTACTGTTGAATCAAACTCGTTGAAGATTGGGAAAGTTCTTCATTCTTTGGTTGTTGCGAGTAATTTGTGTAAGGAACTAACTGTGAATACTGCATTGTTGTCAATGTATGCTAAGTTGGATAGTTTAAAAGATGCAAGGTTGATGTTTGAGAAAATGCCTGAGAAGGATGTTGTAGTTTGGAATATAATGATTTCAGTGTATTCTGGGAGTGGTTGCCCTAAGGAATCGTTAGAACTTGTGTATTGTATGGTTAGGTCGGGGATTAGACCTGATATGTTCACGGCAATCCCCGCTATTTCATCGATCACGAAGTTAAAGTCTATCGAGTGGGGGAAGCAATTGCATGCTCAAGTGATAAGAAACGGTTCAGATTATCAGGTTTCGGTTCATAATTCTCTCGTCGACATGTATTCCACGTGTGCAGACTTGAATTCGGCTCGGAAGATTTTCGGTTTGATAAAGGACAGGACGGTGGTTTCATGGAGTGCAATGATAAAAGGGTATGCAATGCATGACAATTGTCTCGAGGCTCTTTCTCTGTTCATAGAAATGAAGTTAAGTGGTACTAAAGTTGATCTTGTAATAGTCATTAACATATTGCCTGCGTTTGCAAAGATAGGGGCATTGCATTATGTAGGATACTTACATGGATACTCATTGAAAACCAATCTCGATTCACTCAAATCACTTAAGACATCACTTCTTAATAGCTATGCGAAATGTGGTTGTATAGAGATGGCAAGAAAGCTTTTCAATGAAGAGAAAAGCAGCCTTAAAGATATAGTTGCATGGAACTCTATGATCACTGCATATTCTAACCATGGGGAATGGTTTCAATGTTTTGAGTTGTACAACCAAATAAAACTATCAATTGTTAAACCAGATCATGTAACATTTCTCGGGATGCTAACAGCTTGTGTTAATTCAGGCCTTGTGGACAAAGGCAAGGAAATTTTCAAGGAGATGGTGGACATTTATGGTTTCCAACCTAGTAAGGAACACAATGCATGTATGGTTGATCTATTAGGACGCGCAGGAAAAATCGATGAAgcaagaaaaataatagaaactAATCAATTAAATTCAGATGCGAGGGTTTATGGCCCCTTGTTGAGTGCATGTAAGATGCATGGTTTAGAAACCGATTTCGCAGAACTTGCTGCTGAGAAGCTCATAAAAATGGAACCTGAAAATCCTGCAAACTATGTGTTGCTATCCAATATATTTGCTGCAGCAGGAAAATGGGACAAATTTGCTAAAATGAGGAGTTTTCTTAGAGATAGAGGACTAAAGAAAACACCAGGTTGTAGCTGGGTAGTGTTGGATGGACAATTTCATGAGTTTCGTGTTGCAGATCATTCTCATCCAAGATCAGAAGACATATATTCAGTTTTGAAAGTACTAGAGTTGGAAGCTGGCATGGAGGATGATGATCTTGAATTCTTTTTTGACCCGTCTACTATTTTGGCGATGTGA
- the LOC11416190 gene encoding membrane protein PM19L: protein MANEQMKPIATLLLALNFCMYVIVISIGGWAMNRAIDHGFEIGPGFDLPAHFSPIYFPMGNAATGFFVTFALIAGVVGIGSLISGLNHIRSWTSESLPSAASVAAIAWALTVLAMGFGCKEIQLNIRNSRLKTMEAFLIILTATQLFYIAAIHGAAAIRR from the exons ATGGCAAATGAGCAAATGAAGCCAATTGCTACTCTTCTTTTGGCACTGAATTTTTGCATGTATGTCATTGTTATAAGCATTGGTGGATGGGCCATGAATAGAGCAATTGATCATGGTTTTGAAATAG GTCCAGGATTTGATCTTCCTGCTCATTTTTCACCCATATACTTCCCTATGGGAAATGCTGCAACCGGATTCTTTGTGACATTTGCTTTGATTGCTGGAGTTGTTGGAATTGGATCATTGATTTCAGGACTCAACCATATCCGTTCATGGACTTCAGAGAGCCTGCCATCTGCAGCTTCAGTTGCTGCTATTGCATGGGCTCTTACTGTTCTTGCTATGGG CTTTGGATGCAAAGAGATTCAGCTTAACATCAGAAATTCTCGTCTG aaaacTATGGAGGCTTTTCTGATTATCCTTACAGCTACACAGCTTTTCTACATAGCTGCTATTCATGGTGCTGCTGCGATAAGGAGATGA
- the LOC11422858 gene encoding uncharacterized protein isoform X1 translates to MPSGAKKRKAAKKKKEIESTTSSNNPQQQQQQQQGENELKSIDEKGSDGDSPAYRNHGDDQNNQFNEGSEEVEEIEVKPSAAAVVAKSSEEKVGEAEGGKEGVVEIEWDMKSEESLEKIDSPKDLNYGSRKNNGGSNDVIETGTAKNSKDESYNNSVAEVSDDLVKAVTSVTEMQSGGTVNDILEKPLGSRAAETDLAVKRNEDKVHVLPDEVVRISSLKEPETREFDGKVSSSVSQSSIPEATKDVENVKGSNAAESSENQPPVAPLMVHKTSWLSCCGLFDVLSGSSR, encoded by the exons ATGCCTTCAGGTGCTAAGAAGCGAAAAGCCGCTAAGAAAAAGAAGGAAATCGAATCCACCACCTCCTCCAACAaccctcaacaacaacaacaacaacaacaag ggGAGAATGAATTGAAGTCAATTGATGAGAAAGGAAGTGATGGTGATTCGCCtgcgtatcggaaccatggtgATGATCAAAACAATCAATTCAATGAAGGCAGTGAAGAGGTGGAGGAGATTGAAGTGAAACCATcagctgctgctgttgttgcaAAATCCTCGGAAGAAAAGGTTGGTGAAGCCGAGGGAGGAAAGGAAGGTGTTGTTGAGATAGAATGGGATATGAAATCTGAGGAGAGTTTGGAGAAAATTGACTCTCCCAAGGATTTGAATTATGGGAGTCGGAAGAACAATGGCGGTTCAAATGATGTGATTGAAACCGGTACTGCAAAGAACTCGAAGGACGAGTCCTATAATAATTCAGTTGCAGAAGTTTCTGATGATTTGGTTAAGGCTGTGACCTCTGTCACTGAGATGCAAAGCGGAGGTACTGTGAATGATATACTAGAGAAACCATTGGGCTCTCGAGCAGCGGAAACTGATCTTGCTGTGAAGAGAAATGAGGATAAAGTACATGTCTTACCTGATGAGGTTGTTAGAATATCAAGTTTGAAGGAACCCGAGACCAGGGAATTTGACGGGAAAGTATCTTCATCAGTGTCTCAAAGTTCTATTCCTGAAGCTACTAAGGATGTAGAAAATGTTAAAGGTTCTAATGCTGCAGAAAGCTCTGAAAATCAG CCCCCGGTAGCTCCGCTTATGGTGCATAAGACGTCCTGGTTGAGTTGCTGTGGCCTGTTTGATGTTCTATCCGGCTCTAGCAGATAA
- the LOC11422858 gene encoding uncharacterized protein isoform X2, which yields MPSGAKKRKAAKKKKEIESTTSSNNPQQQQQGENELKSIDEKGSDGDSPAYRNHGDDQNNQFNEGSEEVEEIEVKPSAAAVVAKSSEEKVGEAEGGKEGVVEIEWDMKSEESLEKIDSPKDLNYGSRKNNGGSNDVIETGTAKNSKDESYNNSVAEVSDDLVKAVTSVTEMQSGGTVNDILEKPLGSRAAETDLAVKRNEDKVHVLPDEVVRISSLKEPETREFDGKVSSSVSQSSIPEATKDVENVKGSNAAESSENQPPVAPLMVHKTSWLSCCGLFDVLSGSSR from the exons ATGCCTTCAGGTGCTAAGAAGCGAAAAGCCGCTAAGAAAAAGAAGGAAATCGAATCCACCACCTCCTCCAACAaccctcaacaacaacaaca agggGAGAATGAATTGAAGTCAATTGATGAGAAAGGAAGTGATGGTGATTCGCCtgcgtatcggaaccatggtgATGATCAAAACAATCAATTCAATGAAGGCAGTGAAGAGGTGGAGGAGATTGAAGTGAAACCATcagctgctgctgttgttgcaAAATCCTCGGAAGAAAAGGTTGGTGAAGCCGAGGGAGGAAAGGAAGGTGTTGTTGAGATAGAATGGGATATGAAATCTGAGGAGAGTTTGGAGAAAATTGACTCTCCCAAGGATTTGAATTATGGGAGTCGGAAGAACAATGGCGGTTCAAATGATGTGATTGAAACCGGTACTGCAAAGAACTCGAAGGACGAGTCCTATAATAATTCAGTTGCAGAAGTTTCTGATGATTTGGTTAAGGCTGTGACCTCTGTCACTGAGATGCAAAGCGGAGGTACTGTGAATGATATACTAGAGAAACCATTGGGCTCTCGAGCAGCGGAAACTGATCTTGCTGTGAAGAGAAATGAGGATAAAGTACATGTCTTACCTGATGAGGTTGTTAGAATATCAAGTTTGAAGGAACCCGAGACCAGGGAATTTGACGGGAAAGTATCTTCATCAGTGTCTCAAAGTTCTATTCCTGAAGCTACTAAGGATGTAGAAAATGTTAAAGGTTCTAATGCTGCAGAAAGCTCTGAAAATCAG CCCCCGGTAGCTCCGCTTATGGTGCATAAGACGTCCTGGTTGAGTTGCTGTGGCCTGTTTGATGTTCTATCCGGCTCTAGCAGATAA